In Mytilus edulis chromosome 3, xbMytEdul2.2, whole genome shotgun sequence, the genomic window TGTTAATATAATAAATGCCACAttatgtccttcaacaatgagataaaTACACACGTTTGTACAGTAAAGTCAGCTATAATAAACCCCGACGTTATACTAATCTATTTATCTAACGTCCTTGTAATTCTTATATGATAACTCGGTGGGATAATATTTGCACGTACTCTTCACACCCTGTATGTTGGTCTTATAGAtaccttttattttcaaatgtactttacacattattatgttattaatACATGAACCAAGATCTGATTTGATACAATGCAAAAGTACgtttgaaataaacaataaagtacgtttagaaaaataataataatctaatACTTGGGCTTACCTTGTCCACCTAAAATCCAGGTTATCATGAGTTATCCATGTGATTTAATGATATCTAATGTCATAAGTTTACAATTTATCATTTTACAAATGCACATGGTAAAATTGTACACACtatacatgtaaatacatttaCCCGTTTACATAGGTGTCTAAAGGAATCAATTTAAtcttttgatttaaatacatgtatacatttatgtGCTTTTAGAGAGAACATGTTGATAATAGCACAGAATAATACTCATTATctataatacttttttgttagTACATTTTTTTAGTACAATACGAAATATTGCATTGTCCTTTCCATATAAATACAATTGGTCAGTCATAACCTACAAATATAGAAaagtgaagaaaacaaaatatatttaaagtggtttattttatacgctttatcatatatttcaacaggagagttaTATTATAtcagttggaaagcaggtcacggtttgaccccaagtttatcagcaacaatagagtcacgtgaccgtgaaaattcagtaaaaaaacggatgagacaaacctctttttaactcactgaatactattgtcgtaataaaaacttattgacctaactaatcttgagtatccatagtttattctcgtcaaagctcacacatcaaatcaaagtcctttattctttattttatctgcaaacttggagtttgggtgaaaattgtcaagtctcctaaacgaaaaatctaaatatttacgaggaaactaaaaatgatgggctgaatttaaatttaataaagcatctcattaagacaaacactcgatatgaatatctcggcaatagaatgttggatacgcaaacgtcaaattgatttcaaaccgaagcggtggtttttatgccgatttgtTCAAGTGGTTATCTCCTcttaatatcaccagtcaaaaataaaaacccagcaaaatgcataaaaattaaaaaaggagtttactttacaaaaattagaaagaaaataaactaaactcaatttataactatgttatgataatataaagaataCTTTCTcctatttttcagagaaggactaaatgtaaatattaaaagacaaaatattactgcagtaaaataaaaataattcaaaaatgtggataatgacacctatacatgtaaaatgaaaaacctagctatattgaaagaaattagatctggcggatgaaatatactacatgtaatttttatatgtggGATCATTCctagcagaatttttttataaacacttctgattatatttaatgcaataaaacatagtttatacaatttccataatctttctgaaaattgatataattattaaataaatagtactgatcatatatattttatattctataaagtgtgaccaagttgaacagtaaaatacaaaaaagggatttataagttttataccaaaaacattgacagaaattctgtaaaaaaatatgctttaaattataagtgaaagtgacacaattttgaatttcagaatcattattattgtaaaattgaactattagattagcttgcacagtagccctttgtcttatttctcagggtattttatagattatgaaagtaaactttttggaaaaaatggggcttcttctcttgaacaggttgctgtatcagcttcttttttaaaataattacatatttataaacaaagttttGTGTATATACTTTACCCGAATACTAGTAATAGGAAATTAAATGAAACTGGTGGGACAAATCTGgtgcattttacttcaataatgatcaaagatgcttaaatttgacaagaatttgccatttgaatcaattcaattttgtaagaacacatctctATGAATAAACTTCATATAGATCTCTTTACGGATAAAACGCGCATAGCAGTTCGCGCATAACAAAGCGTTGCATTGTGGGATTGTTTGCGTCCTTAGTTTCCAGCTGTACAATACATAAAGAAAGATGACTGAGAATAAAAACGTTAAAGATTTAAAACGGGACGAGTTGGGAGTTTTTTTGCGGGACCGCGGAATTCCATACGCAAGTAGGAACAAAGAGGACAGACTGGTGTTGGCATCAATTGCTGAAAAGAGAAATGTACCCCTGAAATCTTCTGTTGATGACGACCTCAAGACAATCATTGAGGAACGGAAGAAGAAGATGGTATTAGAAGATGGGCTCATAAAGCTTCCCGATCCTGTGAAGATGTTAGCTGGGTGGGAGAATACATTTATTAACTTCCCGAATACATCAGCCACAGATGTGGAAGACTACATAAAGTTGTGTAAGAACAATATTATAAAActataccccccccccctatattcacttataaatataaagacatataaaaggcacggacatttttttttctaatgggCAAAACTTGATGTAGGTGCTGTCaagattgtttttttaacaacaatGAGAGCCAGAATAAAACCTAGTttcccccagaaaatcaaatggtatatGCCAAAGTGtcaaagtcatttaaaaaaaaataataaaaaaaaatacaccatcAATTTCCtattatatcttatatatatataaggcttatatttttttctacatcagATGCGCATTGTGTctatacaagactcatcagtgatgacCAAATCACAATGATTATAATGTCTAATATAGTGAAAAgttgaagaaataaagaaaaaaaatcctacaaAATGGAGTTGAAATACACTGTTAATGATTTGATTTTCTTATTAGATAAGTGGTGCCCCTAAATCACTATAACTGTAAATTCCAGTAAATTCCAGAGAGTaaattgtcactatagtaaaAGAATCTTCGACTTGTTGAAGGAGGCTATTATTCGGCAGATGCAGATGCAGAATGGTGCCAAAAAAATCCTGTTACCatactaagggagctaccatttgatttttatgggtgTAAGGgctcttagagatgaaattaaaaaaaaaagtcaggacaaatattttgagtaaaaaaaaggcaggatgagcaactggacaaaaaaaaacaggacaaacttgtaaaaaaaattcatcctagcccccccccccccccccccccccccccccccattaaaatcaaatggtagctccctaatgttGGAGCAGACAATTTTATGTTGGTATCATATGAAGGAATTTTTCATTTACCAAATAAAGTTTAGGCTGTCTTTGGGTAATATTTGGTAATTTATATCATATTAATGTGAGACTTCattccaccagagttcaaatgacaaagAGACATTAATACCGGTAAGCAAAAGGTCTctatacaaccttcaacaatgaaaaaaaacataccacATAATCAGGtataattttcattctcaattttataaaaatgtgtgACATGACAAAtccaaaacaagaaaataaacaaccaaatttataaaaatacagtTTCTTTAAGAATAAATCTGAGAGACTTGAACAAATGACAATAagtgaattacaggatcctgacgtACAATATAAGACAGTCAAACTGTTTTATTCGTATACAAATGTGCATTAAGTTAAATCAGAACAAGGCACTGGGTAACTTGTTTGTTTACATGTACTTTGATTACAACatcctacaaaaatgagaagaaaactacatgtatttatgtaacaagtatatatatgtaataattttTACAGGTGCTGAGAACCATAATGTTCAAACAAAAGGAATTAAATCAACAAAAGAAGGAGAAAGTCTATACTTGTCTGGACACGTCACTGGAGTTGAATACCACCGCATCAGTCCTAATATTTCTTACTGCTACATAAAGGCTATTGTTGCAAGGCAAAAGGCACAGACACAAGCGCCATATAGTGTTTGGATTATCCTGCATAAGAGAACAGGTAAAGTcgaaaatgcatattgcaattgCCCTGCAGGTTTGCGAGGACATTGTAAacattgtgtttctttgttgcatTTTATAGTTCGGCAAATAGAGGCAGGATGCAACAAAGCATGTACATCCAAACCACAGGAGTGGCACAAACCGCATGCTCAAGGGAAAA contains:
- the LOC139515470 gene encoding uncharacterized protein; translated protein: MTENKNVKDLKRDELGVFLRDRGIPYASRNKEDRLVLASIAEKRNVPLKSSVDDDLKTIIEERKKKMVLEDGLIKLPDPVKMLAGWENTFINFPNTSATDVEDYIKLCAENHNVQTKGIKSTKEGESLYLSGHVTGVEYHRISPNISYCYIKAIVARQKAQTQAPYSVWIILHKRTGKVENAYCNCPAGLRGHCKHCVSLLHFIVRQIEAGCNKACTSKPQEWHKPHAQGKRVTQPDFVRNLVVKKVTGRFDTTPEDLKKKGNKSRLAFDPRAVCYRKEKTLLDFDLKKLEDITNGNCGVLLYSPRSNIEKNAGHPDIENIQIEEEVETISKTIPVLANEIIEAKQNINQCDFGEYDVYTK